A genome region from Bemisia tabaci chromosome 3, PGI_BMITA_v3 includes the following:
- the LOC109043348 gene encoding uncharacterized protein: protein MLHLSGLVPNWLIISLITLLTCRYIQTQDADYDNGVDERCKTLYDPNRSVSFDFECNRCFCMSFGVAACTRKVCSRGDRGNKTEKANNGPDPRCLSGKTYFKSGCNSCFCVSNPLVVACTKMYCPKAPNSSPVRAIPPKIDCKKDPTLRIDTLLWYEPCVKK, encoded by the exons ATGCTCCACCTATCAGGTTTAGTGCCAAATTGGCTGATTATCTCTTTGATCACACTTCTCA CATGCAGATACATTCAAACCCAAGACGCTGATTATGATAACG GTGTTGACGAGAGGTGTAAGACGTTGTATGACCCAAACAGATCGGTATCTTTTGATTTCGAGTGCAATAGATGTTTCTGCATGAGTTTTGGGGTCGCAGCATGTACGCGCAAGGTATGCAGTCGTGGAGACCGCGGGAACAAAACGGAAAAAGCCAATAATGGCCCAG ATCCTCGTTGCTTGAGCGGCAAAACTTATTTCAAATCTGGCTGCAACTCTTGCTTCTGTGTTTCCAACCCTTTGGTCGTCGCCTGCACGAAGATGTACTGCCCTAAAGCACCGAATTCATCCCCCGTGCGGGCCATCCCACCCAAGATCGATTGCAAAAAAGACCCCACCCTTCGCATTGATACATTATTGTGGTACGAACcatgtgtaaaaaaataa